One region of Microbacterium rhizosphaerae genomic DNA includes:
- a CDS encoding purine-cytosine permease family protein, with amino-acid sequence MSTSAATPTRGLEVRSIDYVPLAERHGKVSHIGPLWFMSNAQIATLATGLISITSGGNLIWSFIAIVLGILIGTFFMAAHSSQGPQLGLPQMIQSRPQFGYIGALLVWLFAYIQYAGFNIFNTVLAGEAVGGAFSTEQSSNPLWIWVVTIIAVVIALVGYDLIHSFERYLMYVTVVMLVLLTVSAVVHLHVPASQFDLSHFNGLAFFGQLGVAAGYQISWAIYVSDYSRYLPPTTPTNRTFQWTFWGSALGGIWVMFLGSWVAVSAKDIGSNTVVDLKHVADLLFPGFGVIALIIAALGLVSVTALNMYGGSLTLISSIDSFVKVRPTLTIRIVTLVVTAAISLVFALFATENFLGDFNAFLLLILYLFIPWTAVNLTDYFIVRRGHYAIAEIFKPNGIYKRWGWPGIVAYLLGFVVMIPFFDVAGFYEGPASKAMGGIDISLFIGLPVAAIAYWLMTRHIDVPAEQALAETQAREIEEAAAIHELP; translated from the coding sequence ATGAGCACGTCAGCCGCCACGCCGACCCGCGGTCTCGAGGTCCGCTCCATCGACTACGTCCCGCTCGCGGAGCGGCATGGCAAGGTCTCGCATATCGGGCCGCTCTGGTTCATGAGCAACGCGCAGATCGCGACCCTCGCCACCGGGCTCATCAGCATCACGAGCGGCGGCAATCTGATCTGGTCGTTCATCGCCATCGTGCTCGGCATCCTGATCGGCACGTTCTTCATGGCGGCGCACTCGTCGCAGGGCCCGCAGCTGGGGCTGCCGCAGATGATCCAGTCGCGGCCGCAGTTCGGGTACATCGGCGCCCTGCTCGTATGGCTGTTCGCCTACATCCAGTACGCCGGGTTCAACATCTTCAACACCGTGCTCGCGGGCGAGGCCGTCGGAGGAGCTTTCAGCACGGAGCAGTCCAGCAATCCGCTGTGGATCTGGGTCGTGACGATCATCGCCGTGGTCATCGCGCTCGTCGGGTACGACCTCATCCACTCGTTCGAGCGCTACCTGATGTACGTGACGGTCGTGATGCTGGTCCTGCTGACGGTGTCGGCGGTCGTGCACCTGCACGTGCCCGCGTCGCAGTTCGACCTGTCGCACTTCAACGGGCTCGCGTTCTTCGGCCAGCTGGGCGTGGCGGCGGGCTACCAGATCTCGTGGGCGATCTATGTGTCCGACTACTCGCGCTATCTTCCGCCGACGACCCCGACCAACCGCACCTTCCAGTGGACCTTCTGGGGGAGTGCACTCGGCGGCATCTGGGTGATGTTCCTCGGCTCATGGGTCGCGGTCTCGGCGAAGGACATCGGCAGCAACACCGTGGTGGACCTCAAGCACGTGGCCGACCTGCTGTTTCCCGGCTTCGGCGTCATCGCCCTGATCATCGCGGCCCTCGGGCTCGTCTCGGTCACCGCGCTGAACATGTACGGCGGGTCACTCACGCTCATCTCGTCGATCGACAGCTTCGTCAAAGTGCGGCCGACCCTGACGATCCGCATCGTCACCCTCGTCGTGACGGCGGCGATCTCGCTGGTGTTCGCCCTGTTCGCCACGGAGAACTTCCTCGGCGACTTCAACGCGTTCCTGCTGCTGATCCTCTACCTGTTCATTCCGTGGACCGCGGTCAACCTGACGGACTACTTCATCGTGCGGCGCGGCCATTATGCGATCGCCGAGATCTTCAAGCCGAACGGCATCTACAAGCGGTGGGGCTGGCCGGGCATCGTCGCGTATCTGCTGGGCTTCGTCGTGATGATCCCGTTCTTCGATGTCGCCGGGTTCTACGAGGGGCCGGCATCGAAGGCGATGGGCGGCATCGACATCTCGCTGTTCATCGGGCTGCCGGTCGCCGCGATCGCCTACTGGCTGATGACGCGCCACATCGATGTGCCGGCCGAGCAGGCGCTCGCCGAGACGCAGGCGCGCGAGATCGAGGAGGCTGCGGCGATCCACGAGCTTCCCTGA
- a CDS encoding glycine--tRNA ligase, translating to MAEQSRLDKVIALARHRGFVFQAGEIYGGSRSAWDYGPLGTELKENIRRQWWQTFVRGRGDMVGLDSSVILPKRVWEASGHVETFTDPLVECLHCHKRFRADNLLEDFEARKGRQAENGLLDVPCPNCGTKGQYTEPKAFSGLIKTYLGVVDDESGLYYLRPETAQGIFVNFTNVLTASRKKPPFGIGQVGKAFRNEITPGNFIFRTREFEQMEIEYFVPPADAQEWFEHWVEECWNWFTDLGIDPAHMRRFDVPEEDRAHYSDGTIDIEYRFGFAGKEWGELMGIANRTDYDLSSHTEISGQSLTYFDQASGERYIPYVIEPSFGLTRSMMAFLVDAYREEEAPNAKGGTDTRTVLGLDPRLAPIKIAVLPLSRNENLSPLARQVADDLRGRWTVDFDDAGAIGRRYRRQDEIGTPFCVTVDFDSLEDRAVTVRDRDSMAQERVPLEGLHAFLAERLRGA from the coding sequence GTGGCCGAGCAGTCCCGCCTCGACAAAGTCATCGCTCTCGCGCGTCACCGCGGGTTCGTCTTCCAAGCGGGTGAGATCTACGGCGGATCGCGGTCGGCGTGGGATTACGGCCCCCTCGGCACCGAGCTCAAGGAGAACATCCGCCGCCAGTGGTGGCAGACGTTCGTGCGCGGCCGGGGCGACATGGTCGGCCTCGACTCGTCGGTGATCCTGCCCAAGCGCGTGTGGGAGGCCTCCGGTCACGTCGAGACCTTCACCGACCCGCTCGTGGAGTGCCTGCACTGCCACAAGCGCTTCCGCGCCGACAACCTGCTCGAGGACTTCGAGGCGCGCAAGGGGCGTCAGGCCGAGAACGGGCTGCTGGATGTCCCGTGCCCGAACTGCGGCACGAAGGGCCAGTACACCGAGCCCAAGGCCTTCTCGGGTCTCATCAAGACCTACCTCGGGGTCGTCGACGACGAGTCCGGCCTGTACTACCTGCGCCCCGAGACGGCGCAGGGCATCTTCGTCAACTTCACGAACGTGCTCACCGCGAGCCGCAAGAAGCCGCCGTTCGGCATCGGCCAGGTCGGCAAGGCGTTCCGCAACGAGATCACCCCCGGCAACTTCATCTTCCGCACGCGCGAGTTCGAGCAGATGGAGATCGAGTACTTCGTGCCGCCCGCCGACGCGCAGGAGTGGTTCGAGCACTGGGTCGAGGAGTGCTGGAACTGGTTCACCGACCTCGGCATCGACCCCGCCCACATGCGCCGGTTCGACGTGCCCGAGGAGGACCGGGCGCACTACTCCGACGGCACCATCGACATCGAGTACCGCTTCGGCTTCGCGGGCAAGGAGTGGGGCGAGCTCATGGGCATCGCCAACCGCACCGACTACGACCTCTCGTCGCACACCGAGATCTCAGGCCAGAGCCTCACGTACTTCGACCAGGCCTCGGGCGAGCGCTACATCCCGTACGTGATCGAGCCGTCCTTCGGCCTGACGCGATCGATGATGGCGTTCCTCGTGGATGCCTACCGTGAGGAGGAGGCGCCGAACGCCAAGGGCGGCACCGACACCCGCACGGTCCTCGGCCTCGATCCGCGCCTCGCGCCGATCAAGATCGCGGTCCTGCCGCTCAGTCGCAACGAGAACCTGTCGCCGCTCGCGCGCCAGGTGGCGGACGACCTGCGCGGCCGCTGGACCGTCGACTTCGACGACGCCGGCGCCATCGGCCGCCGCTACCGCCGCCAGGACGAGATCGGCACGCCGTTCTGCGTCACAGTCGACTTCGACTCGCTTGAGGATCGCGCGGTGACCGTCCGCGACCGCGACTCGATGGCGCAGGAACGGGTGCCGCTCGAGGGCCTGCACGCGTTCCTCGCCGAGCGGCTCCGCGGGGCCTGA
- a CDS encoding HhH-GPD-type base excision DNA repair protein yields the protein MSLHITADAAADDLLTRDPLALLIGMLLDQQVAMETAFSGPLKIEQRVGRMDAQTLAAYDPEALVEAFRQPPAVHRYPGSMAARVQSLCAAVQDDWGGDASAIWTRDAPSGAEVLKRLKKLPGFGEQKAKIFLALIGKQCGFDGDGWREASAPYGEEGSFRSVADIVSPESLAKVREHKRAMKAAAKG from the coding sequence ATGAGCCTGCACATCACCGCCGATGCCGCCGCCGACGACCTCCTGACGCGGGATCCGCTCGCCCTCCTCATCGGCATGCTGCTGGATCAGCAGGTCGCGATGGAGACGGCATTCTCCGGACCGCTCAAGATCGAGCAGCGAGTGGGACGGATGGATGCGCAGACCCTCGCGGCGTACGACCCCGAGGCGCTCGTCGAGGCCTTCCGTCAGCCGCCGGCCGTGCACCGATACCCCGGGTCGATGGCCGCCCGCGTGCAGTCGCTGTGCGCGGCGGTGCAGGACGACTGGGGTGGCGACGCATCCGCGATCTGGACCCGGGATGCGCCGTCGGGCGCCGAGGTGCTCAAGCGGCTGAAGAAGCTGCCCGGCTTCGGCGAGCAGAAGGCGAAGATCTTCCTCGCGCTGATCGGCAAGCAGTGCGGCTTCGACGGCGACGGGTGGCGCGAGGCATCCGCTCCCTACGGCGAGGAGGGGTCGTTCCGCAGCGTGGCCGACATCGTGTCGCCGGAGTCGCTCGCCAAGGTGCGCGAGCACAAGCGCGCGATGAAGGCGGCCGCGAAGGGCTGA
- a CDS encoding phage holin family protein: MTNPRASRDRADDGLLTLIGELPELFRNLVIAEVNAAKVWLQKTTKDAGIGAGWMALALFFLFWSIPVFDAFLIAGLSSWWPVWLSALVVLGVTLVLVALFALLGILRFRRLTRRENPVESITTDVKIVKDVADEF, from the coding sequence ATGACCAATCCGCGCGCGTCCCGTGATCGGGCGGACGACGGTCTGCTGACCCTGATCGGCGAGCTGCCGGAGCTCTTCCGCAACCTGGTCATCGCCGAGGTCAACGCCGCGAAGGTCTGGCTGCAGAAGACCACCAAGGACGCGGGCATCGGTGCCGGATGGATGGCCCTCGCGCTGTTCTTCCTGTTCTGGTCGATCCCGGTCTTCGACGCTTTTCTCATCGCGGGGCTGTCGTCGTGGTGGCCCGTGTGGCTGTCCGCGCTCGTGGTGCTCGGGGTCACGCTCGTGCTCGTCGCGCTGTTCGCGCTGCTCGGCATCCTGCGCTTCCGCAGGCTGACGCGGCGTGAGAACCCGGTGGAGTCCATCACCACCGACGTCAAGATCGTGAAGGATGTGGCCGATGAGTTCTGA
- a CDS encoding protoporphyrinogen/coproporphyrinogen oxidase, producing the protein MASEPSPTPPDFAAESALERIAKRAHATPVVVIGGGMAGLVAAHECAKVGLKVTVLEASDRLGGVVRATDVAGLRLDAGAESFATRGGHVRALIDELGLGDHVVTPAAGGAWVAGLGGSTDAAPLPGGGVLGIPSNPWAPEVRRIIGTNGSWRAYVDRLRPPLTIGHEHSLGKLVRSRMGQLVLQRLVAPVTTGVYSASPDDIDVDLAAPGLNAALTRAGSLSGAVDLLQSERAGAAPGSAVGGIDGGMTRLVDALVARLRDLEVELRTESPVARIESTAGGGWVVVTEPSALDEPALPLATSALPVAESMIPLAEAVSASLPAAAVIVATDEAAARSLLAPLVPGLAAEVGPSPVVEIITLVIADERLDAAPRGTGVLTVPGSYTAKALTHSTAKWEWIARAAGPGVHAVRVSFGAQGEEPATAGLDDAAAAELALAEASALLGIPLQPASLRGASRARFAQSQPAAVIGRPEVVSAARTAIAAVPGLGAAGAWLSGTGLAQVVPDARAEADRIRDALLWEYPAAS; encoded by the coding sequence ATGGCCAGCGAACCCTCCCCCACGCCGCCCGACTTCGCCGCGGAATCCGCGCTCGAGCGCATCGCGAAGCGCGCCCACGCGACACCCGTCGTCGTCATCGGCGGAGGCATGGCCGGCCTCGTCGCCGCGCACGAATGCGCGAAGGTCGGATTGAAGGTCACCGTGCTCGAGGCATCCGACCGTCTCGGCGGCGTCGTGCGGGCGACGGATGTCGCGGGCCTGCGCCTCGACGCCGGAGCGGAGAGCTTCGCCACCCGCGGTGGACACGTGCGCGCGCTGATCGACGAGCTCGGCCTCGGCGACCACGTGGTCACGCCCGCCGCCGGCGGCGCGTGGGTCGCCGGACTCGGCGGGTCGACGGATGCCGCCCCTCTCCCCGGCGGCGGAGTGCTCGGCATCCCCTCGAATCCCTGGGCTCCGGAGGTCCGCCGCATCATCGGCACGAACGGCTCCTGGCGCGCGTACGTCGACCGCCTGCGTCCGCCCCTGACGATCGGCCACGAGCACAGCCTGGGCAAGCTCGTGCGCTCACGCATGGGCCAGCTCGTCCTCCAGCGTCTCGTCGCGCCCGTGACGACGGGCGTGTACTCCGCGAGCCCGGACGACATCGACGTCGACCTCGCCGCGCCCGGTCTGAACGCCGCCCTCACTCGCGCCGGGTCGCTCTCGGGAGCCGTGGACCTCCTCCAGTCCGAGCGCGCCGGCGCCGCGCCCGGCTCTGCCGTGGGAGGCATCGACGGCGGGATGACGCGGCTCGTCGACGCGCTCGTCGCGCGGCTGCGTGATCTCGAGGTCGAGCTGCGCACGGAGTCGCCGGTGGCGCGGATCGAATCCACCGCCGGCGGCGGCTGGGTCGTCGTCACCGAGCCGTCTGCGCTCGACGAGCCGGCCCTGCCGCTGGCCACGTCCGCTCTGCCGGTGGCGGAGTCGATGATCCCCCTCGCCGAGGCCGTCTCGGCATCCCTCCCGGCCGCAGCCGTCATCGTGGCGACCGACGAGGCCGCCGCCCGCTCTCTTCTCGCACCGCTGGTGCCCGGGCTGGCGGCGGAGGTGGGGCCGTCGCCCGTCGTCGAGATCATCACGCTCGTCATCGCGGACGAACGGCTGGATGCCGCCCCCCGCGGCACGGGCGTGCTCACTGTCCCCGGCTCGTACACCGCGAAGGCGCTCACGCACTCCACGGCCAAATGGGAGTGGATCGCGCGGGCAGCAGGCCCAGGTGTGCACGCCGTCCGGGTGTCTTTCGGAGCCCAGGGCGAGGAGCCGGCGACCGCGGGTCTCGACGACGCCGCAGCCGCCGAGCTGGCGCTCGCCGAGGCATCCGCCCTCCTCGGAATCCCGCTCCAGCCCGCGTCCCTGCGGGGCGCGAGCCGCGCGCGGTTCGCCCAGTCGCAGCCGGCCGCGGTCATCGGCCGTCCCGAGGTCGTCTCGGCGGCGCGCACGGCGATCGCGGCGGTGCCCGGACTCGGCGCCGCCGGTGCGTGGCTGTCGGGCACGGGCCTCGCACAGGTCGTCCCGGATGCCCGCGCCGAGGCCGACCGCATCCGCGACGCCCTTCTCTGGGAGTATCCGGCGGCCTCCTGA
- a CDS encoding thiolase family protein, whose amino-acid sequence MRDAVIVDAVRTAVGKRNGALAQQHAASLSGHVLNALAQRTGLDPASVDDVVWGCVDQAGMQTGSVGRAGVLAAGWPESVPSVTVDRQCGSSQQAVHQAAAGVISGQYDIAVAGGVEIMSAVPLGAPVFDGRFGEPFGPKVWERYDGIRFDQGVGAQLIADEYRITRAEMDAFGLESHVRATAAIDEGRFAGQITPVVLPDGTVFDTDQGVRRTSTLEALAGLKPAFREDGSITAGNASQISDGAAALLVTTSDIAAANGWTPVARIHTAVLVGVDPVTMLKGPIPATAKALAKAGLALDDIGVFEINEAFASVTLAWLRETGTDPALLNPLGGAIALGHPLGASGARLMTTLVHHMRDAGIRYGLQSMCEGGGMANATILELL is encoded by the coding sequence ATGAGGGATGCAGTCATCGTCGACGCCGTCCGCACGGCCGTCGGAAAGCGCAACGGCGCACTCGCGCAGCAGCATGCCGCGTCGCTGTCGGGACACGTGCTGAACGCACTGGCGCAGCGCACGGGTCTCGACCCGGCATCCGTCGACGACGTCGTGTGGGGATGCGTCGACCAGGCCGGCATGCAGACCGGCAGCGTCGGTCGCGCCGGCGTCCTGGCCGCCGGGTGGCCGGAGTCGGTGCCCTCCGTGACCGTCGACCGGCAGTGCGGGTCGTCGCAGCAGGCCGTGCATCAGGCGGCGGCCGGCGTCATCAGCGGTCAGTACGACATCGCCGTGGCCGGAGGCGTCGAGATCATGAGCGCCGTGCCGCTCGGCGCGCCGGTGTTCGACGGCCGCTTCGGCGAGCCCTTCGGCCCGAAGGTCTGGGAACGCTACGACGGCATCCGTTTCGACCAGGGCGTGGGCGCTCAGCTCATCGCCGACGAGTACCGCATCACCCGCGCGGAGATGGATGCCTTCGGTCTCGAGTCGCACGTGCGGGCCACCGCCGCGATCGACGAGGGCCGTTTCGCGGGCCAGATCACCCCCGTGGTGCTTCCGGACGGCACGGTGTTCGACACAGATCAGGGCGTTCGGCGCACCTCCACCCTCGAGGCGCTCGCCGGCCTCAAGCCCGCGTTCCGCGAGGACGGCTCGATCACCGCGGGCAACGCCTCCCAGATCTCCGACGGCGCCGCGGCGCTGCTGGTCACCACGAGCGACATCGCCGCCGCCAACGGCTGGACGCCGGTGGCCCGCATCCACACCGCCGTCCTCGTGGGAGTCGACCCGGTGACCATGCTGAAAGGGCCGATCCCGGCGACCGCGAAGGCGCTCGCGAAGGCGGGCCTCGCGCTCGACGACATCGGGGTGTTCGAGATCAACGAGGCGTTCGCCTCCGTCACCCTCGCGTGGCTGCGCGAGACCGGCACGGACCCGGCGCTGCTCAACCCGCTCGGCGGGGCGATCGCGCTGGGGCATCCGCTCGGCGCCTCCGGCGCCCGCCTCATGACGACCCTCGTGCACCACATGCGCGATGCCGGCATCCGCTACGGGCTGCAGTCGATGTGCGAGGGCGGCGGCATGGCCAACGCCACGATCCTCGAACTGCTGTGA